DNA from Pelagibacterium nitratireducens:
GACGCCGGTCAAGTTCGGGATCAGTTTTACCATGACGGCCTTCAACCAGGCCGGGGCGCTGGTCCATGTCTATCGCGACGGGTCGGTCCATCTCAACCATGGCGGCACCGAGATGGGGCAGGGGCTTTACGTCAAGGTGGCGCAGGTTCTGGCCGATTGCTTCCAGATCGATCTCGACAAGGTCAAGATTACGGCCACGACGACGGGGAAGGTGCCTAATACATCGGCCACTGCGGCTTCCTCTGGATCGGACCTTAACGGCATGGCCGCTGCCAATGCCGCCGAGCAGATCAAGGACCGGCTGGTCCGGTTCGCGATGGACAAGTTCAACGTGCCCGAGGACGCCATCAGCTTCGAGCCCAATTGCGTGATGGTGGGCAACCAGCGCTATGACTGGGCCGATTTCATCGATCAGGCCCATCTGGCCCGCGTGCAGCTTTCGGCGGCAGGGTTTTATAAGACGCCCGACATTCACTGGGACCGGGCGGCAGGCAAAGGCCAGCCGTTCTTCTATTTCGCTTATGGTGCTGCGTGTTCGGAGGTGGTGGTCGACAGCCTCACCGGCGAATATATGGTCGAGCGCGTCGATGTGCTCCACGATGTGGGCAAATCGCTCAATCCGGCGATTGATATCGGGCAGATCGAGGGCGGGTTCATCCAGGGCATGGGGTGGCTGACCACCGAGGAATTGTGGTGGGACGACAAGGGGCAATTGCGCACACACGCGCCTTCAACCTACAAGATTCCCGTGGTGTCCGACGTCCCCAGGATATTCGACGTGAAGCTGGCCGAGTGGTCGGCCAACAGTGCCCCGACCATCCGCCGCTCCAAGGCGGTGGGCGAGCCGCCTTTCATGCTGGCGCTCTCGGTGTTCGAAGCGCTCTCGATGGCGGCGGCAAGCGTTGCCGACTACAAGATCGCCCCGCGCATGGATGCACCGGCCACGCCCGAACGGGTGCTGATGACCATCGAGCGAATAAAGCGCGAGGCGGCAGGGCGGTGAGCGTAACGCCGCAACAATTGCGCGATTTCCTCGACCGCCACAGGCAGGCCGTTCTGGTCGAAGTGACAGAAGCAAAGGGCTCAACGCCGCGCGAGGCGGGGGCGTGGATGGTGGTTTCGTCCGAGAACGAAATCGGCACCATCGGCGGTGGTCAACTCGAATTTCTGGCTATCGCGAGGGCACGCGAGGCGCTGACTTCAGGGGAAGCCGCAGCGGCCCTCGATATCCCGCTCGGGCCCGAGATCGGGCAATGCTGTGGCGGTCGCGTGGCCATCGGCATGCGGGCGGTCGATGCCGATGTTGCTCAGGATGTGCGGGTGCGGGCCGAACGGGCCTATATGGCGCGGCCCCATGTCTATGTGTTCGGGGCCGGACATGTGGGCAATGCGCTGGGACAGGCACTGTCGCTTCTGCCGTTGCGTACGCTGGTTGTGGACAATCGTGCAGCCGAAATTGCCAAGGTGCCGCACGGGGTGGAAGCGCGGCACGTTCCAGTGGCCGAAGCGCTAGTGCGCGAGGCGCCGAAGGGCTCGTGCTTTGTGGTTCTCACCCACGATCATGGGCTCGATTTTCTGGTCGCTTCGGAAGCGCTGATGCGTGGGGATGCGGCATATGTGGGGATGATCGGCTCGAAAACCAAAAAGGCCACCTTCAAAAGCTGGCTTTCGGACATGGGGCTGGATACGGAAATGGTCGAAAGGCTTGCTATGCCGATCGGCGGGGCCGATGTTCATGACAAGCGACCCGAGGTGATCGCGGCGCTTACGGCGGCAGAGATTTTACGGGCGCTGGCCGGATAAGGTTTAGAGTTGGGGCAAAACGATAAATGACTGATTTCACGCTGTTTTGGGAATGGATGGCGTTTGCCGTGCGCTGGAGCCATGTGATCGTGGGGATCGCGTGGATCGGTTCGTCGTTTTATTTCATCGCGCTCGATCTTGGGCTGCGCAAGCATGCCGGTCTGCCCGCGGGCGTGCAGGGTGAGGAGTGGCAGGTGCATGGGGGCGGGTTCTACCATATCAACAAATATATGGTGGCGCCGCCAAACCTGCCCGAGCACCTGATCTGGTTCAAATGGGAGAGCTATTCGACCTGGCTGACCGGGTTCGCGATGCTGATCATCGTCTATTACGCGGGTGCCGACCTGTTTTTGATCGACCGCACGGTTCTCGATGTCGATGCGCCGGTGGCGATCGCCATTTCGCTGGCCTCGCTTGCTCTAGGCTGGGTGCTTTACGATCTGTTGTGCAAATCGGTTCTGGGCAAGAGTCAGAACGGGCTGATGATCATCCTGTTCTTGATCCTGCTGGCCATGTCGTGGGGCTATATGCAGGTGTTTACCGGTCGCGCCGCCTTCCTGCATATGGGCGCGTTCACGGCGACGATCATGTCGGCGAATGTCTTTTTCATCATCATTCCAAATCAAAAGAAAATCGTCGCTTCGATGAAGGCGGGCGAGGCGCCCGATCCGGCACTTGGGGCACAGAGCAAGCAGCGCAGCGTGCACAACAATTACCTGACGCTGCCGGTGTTGTTCTTCATGCTCTCGAACCACTATCCACTGGCGTTCGCCACAGAATACAGCTGGGCGATTGCCGGGCTGATCTTTCTGATCGGGGTGGTGATCCGGCATTTCTTTAACACCATGCATGCGACCGGACGGCGCGAATATTGGACGTTCGCGCTGGCGCTTGTTCTATTTATCGGGATTATCTGGCTTTCGAGCTATCCCAGGGGGCAGGCGGAAGCCGGGAGCGTGAGCCAGACATCGCAAGCGTTCATGGATGATGCTCATTTTCAGCAGGCATCCCAGATCGTGCTTGGCCGCTGCTCGATGTGCCACGCGACCGAGCCAGCCTATGAGGGCGTGCATATGGCGCCCAAGGATGTACGGCTCGATACGCCTGAACTGATCGCCCAACACGCGCGGGAAATCTACATCCAGTCTGCCCGCAGCCACGCCATGCCGCCGGGAAACGTGTCGTTCATGACCGATGAGGAGCGGCAGATGCTGTCCGTCTGGTACCAGTCGGTGACCGGGGAGCGGAGCCTGTGACCGCAAAGATTCTGCGCGGTCGCGTATTGAGCTTCATTTCCGAGCCATCGGGGCCGGACGATCACGACAGCTACCGCTATATCGAGGATGGGGCGGTGGTTGTCGATCAGGGCCGGATCGTCTCGACGGGCGAGTACAATGATGGGCTCAAGCTCGTCGCGCCCAAGGCAGAGGTGATCGACCATCGGCCCGGGCTGATCCTGCCGGGGTTTATCGACACCCATATCCATTATCCGCAGATGCAGGTCATCGGGTCTTATGCCAAGGACCTCTTGGAATGGCTCAACACCTATACATTCGTTGAGGAACAGCGCTTTGCCGATTCCGAGCATGCGGCGCGGATCGCCTCGCTGTTCTGTGACGAACTGGTGCGGTATGGGACGACGACGGCGGCGGTCTATTGCTCGGTGCATCCGCAATCGGTGGATGCGTTTTTCACCGAGGCGGAAAAGCGCGGCATGCGAATGGTCGCCGGCAAGGTGATGATGGACTGCAATGCGCCCCAAGGGCTGCTCGATACGCCGCAGCGGGGGTATGACGAAAGCAAGGCATTGCTGGAGAAATGGGATGGCGTCGGGCGGCTGCATTACGCGATCACGCCGCGGTTCGCACTGACCTCCACCCATGCGCAGATGGAGATGACCCAGGATCTGGTGCGCGAATTTTCCGATGCCTATGTCCAGACGCATGTGAACGAGAGCCTGGGCGAGATCGAATTTGTCAGGGAGCTGTTTCCCAATTTGCCGGACTACGTCGGGGTTTATGAGCATTACGGCCTTCTCGGGCCCAAGACATTGCTCGGCCATTGCATTCACATGACCGATCGGGAAATCGAAGCGCTTTCGGAGACCGGATCGGTGGCGGTGTTCTGCCCGACATCGAATTTGTTCATCGGGTCGGGGCTGTTCGACCGCGAGCGGCTGATGGAATCCAATGTGCGGATCGGGGTGGCGACCGATGTGGGCGGTGGGACATCCTATTCCATGCTGCGCACGCTCGACGAAGGTTACAAGGTGCTGCAATTGCGCGGCCAGCGCCTCTCGCCGCTCGAGAGCTTTTTCATGATGACGCTGGGTAATGCGCGGGCCTTATCGCTTGAGCATACCATCGGTACGCTGGAGCCAGGGAGCGATGCCGATATCGTGGTGCTCGACGCCCGAGCCCTGCCCCATATGACGCTCAAGATGGAGCAGGTGGAAAGCCTGTCCGAGGAGCTGTTTTTGCTCCAGACATGCGGGGATGACCGGGTGATTGCCGAGACCTATGTGGCGGGCGAGGCCGCCAAGGCGAGATTGCGCTGATTTCCACATCGTGGAAGGGTTTTCCACGACTGCTTGGCGAAACGGGGCGCGTCCGGTACCCGATCAGGAAACGATGAGGAGAGAGCCGATGAGCAGCTATGTCAAACGGGCCGGTTTGCAGGTCGATGAACGGCTTGCGGGGTTTGTCGAGACTGAGGCACTAAAGGGGCTCGATCTCGCGTCGGATCGTTTCTGGGCAGGGTTTGCCGAGATGGTTGCGGCCTATATGCCGGGCAATCGCGAGCTTTTGGAAATCCGCGACCGCATGCAGAACCAGATCGATGACTGGCATCGCGACAATGGTCCGGCAACGCGGGATCCGGCGGCTTATGAAGCGTTCCTGCGCGAGATCAGATATCTCGAAGACGAGCCGGAGGATTTTCGGATCGAAACCGAAAATCTCGATCCCGAGATCGCCTCGATCAGCGGGCCGCAGCTTGTTGTGCCGGTCTCCAATGCCCGCTATGCGCTCAACGCTGCCAATGCGCGCTGGGACAGCCTGTACGATGCGCTTTACGGCACCGATGTGATTGCGCGGGAAGGCGAGCTGGCGCCGGGGCGTGAGTACAATCCCAGGCGCGGTGCGGAGGTGTTTGCGCGGGCCGGGCATTTTCTCGATGAGGCGTTTCCGCTGCTCGGGGTCAAGCATTGGGCCGTGACGCGGTATGGGGTCGATACATCGGGCGATGGCGCCAGACTGGTGATCGAAAGCCAGGATGGCCCGGCGAAACTGGCTTATCCCGAGGCGTTCGCTGGCTATTCACGCGATGGCGACCTGCTGCGGATCCTGCTCAAGCATCACGGGCTGCATGTCGAGCTGGTGATCGACGCCAGCCATCCGGTGGGTAAGGACCATCCGGCTCATCTTGCCGATGTTGTCATCGAAAGCGCGCTGACCACAATTCAGGACTGCGAGGATTCGGTCGCGGCGGTGGATGCCGAGGACAAGGTCGGGGTCTATCGCAACTGGCTGGGGCTGATGAAGGGCGATCTGGCCGACACGTTCGAAAAGGTCGGCAAGAGCGTAACGCGGACGCTCAATGCTGACCGGGTCTATACGGCGCCGGATGGGGGCGAGTTGACACTCAAGGGCCGCGCCTTGCTGCTGGTGCGCAATGTCGGGCATCTGATGACGACCGATGCCATCCTCGATGCGGACGGGCAGCCGATCGGCGAGGGGCTGATGGATGCAGCGATCACCACGCTTTGCGCCCTGCACGACCTCAAGCGGAAGGCCAATTCGACAACCGGCTCGATCTATATCGTCAAGCCCAAGATGCACGGGCCGACCGAGGTGCTGTTTGCGTGCAATGTGTTCGGGGAGGTCGAAAAGATCCTCGGATTACCGCTCAACACAATCAAGGTCGGCATCATGGACGAGGAGCGCCGGACTTCGGCCAATCTCAAGGCCTGCATTTATGCGGCGCGCGAGCGGGTGTTTTTCATCAATACCGGGTTTCTCGACCGGACGGGCGATGAAATCCATACGTCCATGGAGGCCGGCCCGGTGCTGCTCAAGGACCAGATCAAGGCCGAGCGCTGGATCCAGGCTTACGAGGATCGCAACGTCACCATCGGGATCGCGTGCGGGCTGACCGGCCGCGCCCAGATCGGCAAGGGCATGTGGGCCCGGCCCGACGATATGGCGGCGATGATGGAGCAGAAGATCGGCCACCCGAGATCGGGCGCCAATTGCGCCTGGGTGCCCTCGCCGACGGCGGCAACGCTGCACGCGCTGCATTATCATGAGGTCGACGTGTTCGAAGCGCAAAAACGCCGGCACAACGAACCCATTCCGACGCTGACCGAGCTCTTCTCTATGCCGGTGCTCGATCCTGCATCGCTTTCGCCCGAGCAGATCCAGCGCGAACTCGAAAACAACGCCCAGGGGATCCTGGGCTATGTTGTGCGCTGGGTCGATGCGGGCGTGGGGTGTTCGAAGGTTCCCGATATCAATGATGTGGGGCTTATGGAAGACCGCGCGACCTGCCGCATTTCATCGCAGGCGATTGCCAACTGGCTCTGGCATGGGGTGGTGACCCAGGACGAGGTGGTGGCCACCTTCACCCGGATGGCCAGGATCGTCGACGAACAGAATGCGGGCGATCCAGGGTATGAGGCGATGAGTGACGATCCGGAGCACTCGATCGCCTTTCAGGCCGCATTGGCGCTGGCGCTTGAAGGGGTCGAACAGCCGTCTGGCTACACCGAACCGCTCTTGCACGCCAAGCGGGCCGAAAAGAAGGCTCAGCGATAATCTTCGCGCTTGTCGGAAAGGCGCGGATCCTGCTGTGCCTTTTTCTTGCTATCTGACGTATTCTGCCCTGATTTCCGGTCGCGTCGGCTGCGGCGCCAGAGGTCCCATTGGCGTTCGCCGCGCAAGATGATTCCGTTCATTGGGCGCTGGAGGAAAGGCAGGTCGATGGCCAGCAACAACAGGCCGAGCGGTAGCATCCAGATGCCGAGAATCGGGAGAAAGGACGCAATGCCGCCGAGGCACAACAGGATGCCCAGTGGAATGCGAATGAGCATGGCCCAAGGCTGGCGCAAGACGTAGATCACCATCGCAAAGCGCGGAAAGCGCGCTTCGAGGCGAAGGAACAGGCGTTCGAGGCGGGTCCGCTCTTTGGTCATGCCTTAAAAGATAAGAGGGAAAGTGGCTTAATCAAGCCATGCGCGATCACGAGACGAAATCGAACGTGTCGACGTCAAACAGGCCGTTGTCGGTCATTTTCAGATGCGGGATGACGGGAAGTGCAAGAAAAGCGACCTGAAGGAAGGGTTCGGGCAGAGTGCAATCGAGCGCTTTTGCCGCGTGGCGCAGATGCTCTAGATGTTCGGTGACGATCTCGAAGGGTTCCGGGCTCATCAGTCCGGCAATGGGCAGGGCAAGATCGGCGAGGATTTCGCCCTCGCAGGCAACGGAAAACCCTCCACCGATTTCGATGAGGCGATTGACGGCCAGGGCCATGTCTTCATCGGTCACGCCGACCACAGTGATGTTGTGGCTGTCATGGCCGACCGACGAGGCGATGGCGCCGCGTTTGAGGCCAAAGCCCTTGACGAAGGACCGGCCGATATTGCCGTTGATGCCGTGCCTTTCGATGACTGCCACCTTGATGACGTCGGCACTTGTATCGGGTTTGAGGCCGGCTTCGTCGCTGGCGAGGGCCGCGCTTTCGCGGAAAGTGAGGATAAGGCCGGGTTTGACGCCGATTACCGGGACTTCGTTCTTGTCGGGATTGGGGGCGGTGATGAAGGCCGAAGGCTCCACCGGCGTTGCCTTCATGGAATCGAGCCCGACCGGACTTATCTGTTCGCGGGTCGCCCAGAGCGCTTCGGTGACGAGGCGACCGGCCGAAACGACATTGGAGACGTGGCAGTCTTCAAGACTGTCGAGCAGGGCAATGTCGGCGCGCCAGCCCGGCGCAACGTGGCCGCGATCCTTGAGGCCGAAAATGCGGGCTGCAGAATGGGAAGCGGCGCGATAGACGTGGTGAACCGGACAGCCATGCGCGATCAGGCGGCGGATCGAGGAATCGAGATGGCCTTCTTCGGCGATATCGAGCGGATTGCGGTCGTCGGTGCACAACGCAACGAAGGCCGAGGTGTTGGCGTCGAGTATTTCCGCAAGTGCGTCGAGGTCTTTTGACACCGAACCCTCGCGAATGAGGATGGCCATGCCTTTGGATAGCTTTTCGCGGGCCTCCTTGGCGCTGGTCGCTTCGTGATCGGTGCGGATACCGGCGGCGAGATAGGCGTTGAGATCGAGGCCCGATAGCAGGGGCGCGTGGCCGTCCATATGCCGGTGCTGGAAGGCTTCGAGCTTGGCCAGAATGGCTGGATCGCCATTGATGACGCCGGGGAAATTCATCATCTCGGCAAGGCCGATGATTTTGGGATGATCGGCAAAGGGCAACAAATCGTCGATCTCGAGCCGTGCGCCTGCCGTCTCGAACGGTGTGGCCGGCACGCAGGAGGAGAGATTGATGCGCATGTCCATGATCGAGCGTTCGGCGCAATCGAGAAAATAGCGAATGCCTTTGGCCCCCAGCACATTGGCGATTTCGTGCGGGTCGCAGATGACGGTCGTTACCCCGTGGGGCAGCACACAGCGGTCGAATTCGAGCGGGGTGACCAGCGAGGACTCGATATGGAGGTGGGTATCGATAAAGCCGGGCACGGCGAAACGGCCTGCGCCGTCGATTTCGGCATTGCCTTCATAGGCACCATGAGTGCCGACGATGCGATCGGCGACGATGGCGATATCGGTCTGGATGATCTCGCCGGTCACGATATCAAGCCGTTTGACGTTTTTGACGACCAGATCGGCAGGGTCGAGCCCACGTCCGGCGCGAATCATGCGGGCGAGAGTGGCGGCGTCGGTCATCGGCTGTCTGTCCTTGGTCTTGCTTCAGGGTGTCGCGGGGCGGGGGCAGGGTCAAGAAACAAAAGCGGCGGCATTGCTGCCGCCGCTTTCGATCGACCGGTTTTTCTGCTTACTCGGGAAGCTGGTCGTCCACGCCTTCGACGTAGAAGTTGAGGCCCAGCAGAGTGCCATCATCGGCCTGTTCGCCTTCGGCGAGCCACTCGGTGCCGTCCTGTTTGGTGATCGGGCCGGTGAAGACCACGAGTTCGCCGGATTTGATGGCTTCCTCGGTCTCTTCGGCCAGTGCGGCGACCTCTTCAGGCATATTGGTGTAGGGCGCCATGGTCAGGATGCCATCGGCCAGGCCGTCCCAGCTGTCCGAGGTTTCCCAGGTGCCGTCGATCACCGCGCCGACGCGCTCGATGTAGTAGGGCGCCCAGGTATCGACGATGGCGGTAAGCTGGGTCTCTGGGCCGGCTTCGATCATGTCGGACGCCTGGCCGAATGCCTTGATGCCGCGGGCGGCGGCTTCCTGCATGGGGGCGGTGGAGTCGGTGTGCTGGGTGATGATATCGACGCCCTGATCCATCAGGACCTTGGCGGCGTCGGCTTCCGCACCGGGATCGTACCAGGAATTGGCCCAGACCACCTTGACGGCGAAATCGGGGTCGATCGACTGCGCGCCGAGCATGAAGGCGTTGATGCCCTGTACCACTTCGGGGATGGGGAACGAGCCGATGTAACCGGCAATTCCGGCTTCCGACATCGAGGCGGCGATGACGCCCTGGATGTAGCGGCCTTCATAGAAGCGCGAATTGTAGACCGAGACATTGGGTGCGGTCTTGTAGCCTGTGGCGTGTTCGAACAGGACGTCCGGGAAGCGCTCTGCAACGGCAACGGTGGGGTCCATGAAGCCAAACGAGGTGGTGAAGATGATGTCGCACCCCGAACGCGCCATGCGCTCGATAGCGCCTTCGGACGTCGCTTCGGCGACGTTTTCGATATAGCGGGTTTCGACAGCGTCGCCATATTCTTCCTCGACAGCGAGGCGGGCGATGTCGTGTGCCTGGCTCCAGCCGCCATCGGTGTGCGAACCGACATAGACAAAGCAGGCTTCGACAGGCTCGTCCTGCGCCATGGCTACGGGAGTGAGGGTCATCGACAGCGCCGTGGCTGCCGCAAGGGTTGAGAGGAGCGTTTTCATGAGTGTCCCTTCCTTAAAAGTTCTTATGGTTTAGCGATCCGGCACAAAGCTCTTGCCGAGCGAGGCCGGGGTGTTGATCAGCGTCAGCCGCCGGTTCTGGGAAATCAGGACCAGAACGAGGACGGTAGCGAGATAGGGGAGCGCCGAGAGAAACTGGGACGGAATGCCGATCCCCAGCGCCTGGGCGTGCAATTGACCGATGGAGACCGCGCCGAACAGATATGCCCCCGCCAGCACCCGACCCGGACGCCAGGAGGCAAAGACCACGAGCGCCAGCGCAATCCAGCCGCGGCCCGCCGACATGTTCTCGGTCCATTGCGGTGTATAAACGAGCGAAAGATGCGCGCCGGCCAGCCCCGCACAGGCACCGCCGAACAGAACTGCGACATAGCGGTAGCGGATGACCTTGATGCCGAGCGCGTGGGCCGATTGCGGATTGTCACCGATGGAGCGAAGGGTGAGGCCCTGTTTGGTCCTGAACAGGAACCAGGCGACGCCGACGACCAGCGCTATGGAAATGTAGAAGATAATGTCCTGACCGAACAGCAAGCGACCCACGATCGGGATGTCGGACAGGCCTGGGATGTCGAGGACCGGCATGCGGACGGCGGAGCGACCGACATAGGGTTCGCCGATCAGCCCAGATAGCCCCAGGCCCAGAATGGTAAGGGCAAGGCCCGTGGCATACTGGTTGGTGGCAAGCGTCAGGGTCAGGACGGCAAAGAGCAACGAGAGGGCCGTGCCGAACAGCATGCCGACCAGAGCCCCGACGAACGGGTTGCCAGTGACGATCATGCCCACGAAACCGCCGACGGCGCCCATGACCATCATGCCTTCGACGCCGAGATTGAGGGTGCCGGAGCGTTCCACGACGAGTTCGCCGATGGCGGCGAGCAACAAAGGCGTTGCGGCGGTGATGATGGTGAGAAGGATCGACTCAAGCATCGGCGGCGCTCCCCGATACCTTTGGCGTACGGGCGAAACGGACGCTGTAGTGGATCAGCGTATCGCAGGCCAGGATATAGAGCAGCAATGCGCCCTGAAAGACGCGGGCCACCTTGTCGGACAGCCCGAGCGAGATCTGCGCGGCTTCTCCGCCGAGATAGGTGAGCGCGAGAACGAGCCCGGCAACGATCACGCCGAGCGGATTGAGGCGGCCAAGGAATGCAACGATGATGGCGGTGAACCCGTAGCCGGGCGAGATAATGGGGCGGAGTTGGGCCGAGGCGCCGGCCACTTCGATGATGCCGGCCAGCCCGGCACAGCCACCAGCCAGCAGGAAAGAGAAAAAGATCATTTTCTTGGCATCGAACCCGGCGAATTTGCCGGCGCGCGGGCTGGTGCCGAGCACCTTGATTTCAAAGCCTTTGAGCGTACGCGACAGCATGATCCAGATGGCGATGGCTACGATGATGGCAATGGCGATGCCCCAATTGGCACGGCCATCGGCGGGCATCAGCTCGGGAATGCGCGCGAAGTCATGGAAGCGCACGGACTCGGGGAAATTCATGCCCTCGGGATTGCGCCAGGGGCCGCGCACCAGATAGTCGAGGATCAGCTCGGCCACATAGACCAACATCAGGCTCACGAGGATTTCGTTGGTATTGAATTTGGCCTTGAGCAGCGCCGGAATGCCGGCCCACAGGGCACCGCCGACGATGGCGAACGCCATCATCAGGGGCAGGACGAGCGGGCTCTGGAAATCGGTGAACAGGACCGGGAATATCGATCCGGCCAACGCCCCCATGATGAACTGGCCCTCGGCGCCGATGTTCCAGTTGTTGGAGAGGTAGCAGACCGAAAGCCCGGCCCCCATCAGGATGAGCGGCGCGGCCTTGATGAGCAGTTCGTGGATCGACCACAGCTCGGTCAGCGGTTCGATGAAATAGACGTAGAGAGCCGCCAGCGGGTCTTTGCCCAGAATGGCGAACATGATCGCCCCGGTCAGCACCGCCAGAGCCAGCCCGATCAGCGGAGAGAGAAATTGCAGGGCGCGGGAGGGATTGCCGCGTTTGATGAGTTCAAGCCTCATGCGGGCTGGCCTTCGAAAATGCCCGACATCTTGAGTCCGATGGCGTTGCGGTCGGTCTGGGCGACGGGCGCGAAATCGGAGAGGCGGCCTTCGGCGATGGCGGCGAGGCGGTCGGTGAATTCGAAAAGTTCGTCAAGGTCCTGGCTGATGACCAGAATGGCGGCGCCGTCCTGGGCGAGATCGACAAGGGTCTGGCGGATACGGGCGGCCGATCCGGCGTCGACACCCCAGGTGGGTTGGTTGACGATGATCACTTTGGGATCTTCGAGCACTTCGCGTCCGATGATGAATTTCTGCAGATTGCCGCCCGAGAGGGACTGGGCCGCCGGGTCGGACGCGCTTTTGCGCACGTCGAG
Protein-coding regions in this window:
- the xdhC gene encoding xanthine dehydrogenase accessory protein XdhC, giving the protein MSVTPQQLRDFLDRHRQAVLVEVTEAKGSTPREAGAWMVVSSENEIGTIGGGQLEFLAIARAREALTSGEAAAALDIPLGPEIGQCCGGRVAIGMRAVDADVAQDVRVRAERAYMARPHVYVFGAGHVGNALGQALSLLPLRTLVVDNRAAEIAKVPHGVEARHVPVAEALVREAPKGSCFVVLTHDHGLDFLVASEALMRGDAAYVGMIGSKTKKATFKSWLSDMGLDTEMVERLAMPIGGADVHDKRPEVIAALTAAEILRALAG
- a CDS encoding urate hydroxylase PuuD, with translation MTDFTLFWEWMAFAVRWSHVIVGIAWIGSSFYFIALDLGLRKHAGLPAGVQGEEWQVHGGGFYHINKYMVAPPNLPEHLIWFKWESYSTWLTGFAMLIIVYYAGADLFLIDRTVLDVDAPVAIAISLASLALGWVLYDLLCKSVLGKSQNGLMIILFLILLAMSWGYMQVFTGRAAFLHMGAFTATIMSANVFFIIIPNQKKIVASMKAGEAPDPALGAQSKQRSVHNNYLTLPVLFFMLSNHYPLAFATEYSWAIAGLIFLIGVVIRHFFNTMHATGRREYWTFALALVLFIGIIWLSSYPRGQAEAGSVSQTSQAFMDDAHFQQASQIVLGRCSMCHATEPAYEGVHMAPKDVRLDTPELIAQHAREIYIQSARSHAMPPGNVSFMTDEERQMLSVWYQSVTGERSL
- the guaD gene encoding guanine deaminase; the encoded protein is MSFISEPSGPDDHDSYRYIEDGAVVVDQGRIVSTGEYNDGLKLVAPKAEVIDHRPGLILPGFIDTHIHYPQMQVIGSYAKDLLEWLNTYTFVEEQRFADSEHAARIASLFCDELVRYGTTTAAVYCSVHPQSVDAFFTEAEKRGMRMVAGKVMMDCNAPQGLLDTPQRGYDESKALLEKWDGVGRLHYAITPRFALTSTHAQMEMTQDLVREFSDAYVQTHVNESLGEIEFVRELFPNLPDYVGVYEHYGLLGPKTLLGHCIHMTDREIEALSETGSVAVFCPTSNLFIGSGLFDRERLMESNVRIGVATDVGGGTSYSMLRTLDEGYKVLQLRGQRLSPLESFFMMTLGNARALSLEHTIGTLEPGSDADIVVLDARALPHMTLKMEQVESLSEELFLLQTCGDDRVIAETYVAGEAAKARLR
- a CDS encoding malate synthase G codes for the protein MSSYVKRAGLQVDERLAGFVETEALKGLDLASDRFWAGFAEMVAAYMPGNRELLEIRDRMQNQIDDWHRDNGPATRDPAAYEAFLREIRYLEDEPEDFRIETENLDPEIASISGPQLVVPVSNARYALNAANARWDSLYDALYGTDVIAREGELAPGREYNPRRGAEVFARAGHFLDEAFPLLGVKHWAVTRYGVDTSGDGARLVIESQDGPAKLAYPEAFAGYSRDGDLLRILLKHHGLHVELVIDASHPVGKDHPAHLADVVIESALTTIQDCEDSVAAVDAEDKVGVYRNWLGLMKGDLADTFEKVGKSVTRTLNADRVYTAPDGGELTLKGRALLLVRNVGHLMTTDAILDADGQPIGEGLMDAAITTLCALHDLKRKANSTTGSIYIVKPKMHGPTEVLFACNVFGEVEKILGLPLNTIKVGIMDEERRTSANLKACIYAARERVFFINTGFLDRTGDEIHTSMEAGPVLLKDQIKAERWIQAYEDRNVTIGIACGLTGRAQIGKGMWARPDDMAAMMEQKIGHPRSGANCAWVPSPTAATLHALHYHEVDVFEAQKRRHNEPIPTLTELFSMPVLDPASLSPEQIQRELENNAQGILGYVVRWVDAGVGCSKVPDINDVGLMEDRATCRISSQAIANWLWHGVVTQDEVVATFTRMARIVDEQNAGDPGYEAMSDDPEHSIAFQAALALALEGVEQPSGYTEPLLHAKRAEKKAQR
- the ade gene encoding adenine deaminase; this translates as MTDAATLARMIRAGRGLDPADLVVKNVKRLDIVTGEIIQTDIAIVADRIVGTHGAYEGNAEIDGAGRFAVPGFIDTHLHIESSLVTPLEFDRCVLPHGVTTVICDPHEIANVLGAKGIRYFLDCAERSIMDMRINLSSCVPATPFETAGARLEIDDLLPFADHPKIIGLAEMMNFPGVINGDPAILAKLEAFQHRHMDGHAPLLSGLDLNAYLAAGIRTDHEATSAKEAREKLSKGMAILIREGSVSKDLDALAEILDANTSAFVALCTDDRNPLDIAEEGHLDSSIRRLIAHGCPVHHVYRAASHSAARIFGLKDRGHVAPGWRADIALLDSLEDCHVSNVVSAGRLVTEALWATREQISPVGLDSMKATPVEPSAFITAPNPDKNEVPVIGVKPGLILTFRESAALASDEAGLKPDTSADVIKVAVIERHGINGNIGRSFVKGFGLKRGAIASSVGHDSHNITVVGVTDEDMALAVNRLIEIGGGFSVACEGEILADLALPIAGLMSPEPFEIVTEHLEHLRHAAKALDCTLPEPFLQVAFLALPVIPHLKMTDNGLFDVDTFDFVS
- a CDS encoding BMP family ABC transporter substrate-binding protein, with protein sequence MKTLLSTLAAATALSMTLTPVAMAQDEPVEACFVYVGSHTDGGWSQAHDIARLAVEEEYGDAVETRYIENVAEATSEGAIERMARSGCDIIFTTSFGFMDPTVAVAERFPDVLFEHATGYKTAPNVSVYNSRFYEGRYIQGVIAASMSEAGIAGYIGSFPIPEVVQGINAFMLGAQSIDPDFAVKVVWANSWYDPGAEADAAKVLMDQGVDIITQHTDSTAPMQEAAARGIKAFGQASDMIEAGPETQLTAIVDTWAPYYIERVGAVIDGTWETSDSWDGLADGILTMAPYTNMPEEVAALAEETEEAIKSGELVVFTGPITKQDGTEWLAEGEQADDGTLLGLNFYVEGVDDQLPE
- a CDS encoding ABC transporter permease, with the protein product MLESILLTIITAATPLLLAAIGELVVERSGTLNLGVEGMMVMGAVGGFVGMIVTGNPFVGALVGMLFGTALSLLFAVLTLTLATNQYATGLALTILGLGLSGLIGEPYVGRSAVRMPVLDIPGLSDIPIVGRLLFGQDIIFYISIALVVGVAWFLFRTKQGLTLRSIGDNPQSAHALGIKVIRYRYVAVLFGGACAGLAGAHLSLVYTPQWTENMSAGRGWIALALVVFASWRPGRVLAGAYLFGAVSIGQLHAQALGIGIPSQFLSALPYLATVLVLVLISQNRRLTLINTPASLGKSFVPDR